A single window of Cydia splendana chromosome 13, ilCydSple1.2, whole genome shotgun sequence DNA harbors:
- the LOC134796538 gene encoding uncharacterized protein LOC134796538 has product MNEHKILVFIAFLILYCLYCLNSWFTSENVIEENLPEPLPDLPQEIPEISVLDTLVTKEDVKIKMKTKTKIIPLFFYNACSVLEVFTEKPALIKKNKTRQKELDNSSNAIAVIGITVFLVALGVNAVLDALKAKEEERERRKLNPDGERRQSLAEFANKKQLRRESSRFGIQLFQIAESVVSGEEKSRRQSRPYARGDSTNSYLADRKAQTDGSTPTETAEPRLVKRQSVAKLFGGRPVPMVRRSSFPALPLNPDVQALMLGHRQPSFDSDDEDGKGRRVRIIRRY; this is encoded by the exons ATGAACGAGCATAAAATCTTGGTTTTTATCGCGTTTTTGATACTCTATTGTTTGTACTGCCTCAACAGTTGGTTCACGTCTGAGAATGTTATAGAAGAAAATTTACCAGAACCTCTACCTGATTTGCCGCAAGAAATCCCTGAAATATCAGTCCTAGACACATTAGTCACCAAGGAAGATGTGAAAATAAAGatgaaaacaaaaacaaagatAATTCCATTGTTTTTCTACAATGCCTGCAGCGTCTTAGAAGTGTTTACCGAAAAGCCAGCGCTGATCAAGAAAAACAAAACAAGACAGAAAGAATTAGACAATAGCAGTAACGCGATAGCTGTCATTGGCATAACAGTATTCTTAGTGGCTCTGGGTGTCAACGCAGTTCTAGACGCACTGAAAGCTAAAGAAGAAGAGCGTGAGCGGAGGAAACTGAATCCGGATGGGGAAAGAAGGCAATCATTGGCAGAGTTTGCTAATAAAAAACAGTTGAGACGAGAATCCAGCCGATTTGGGATACAATTGTTTCAAATTGCAGAATCAGTGGTTAGTGGGGAAGAAAAGAGTAGACGCCAGAGTCGTCCGTATGCCCGTGGAGATTCCACAAACTCCTACTTGGCTGACAGAAAGGCTCAGACAGACGGTTCCACGCCTACGGAGACAGCGGAACCCAGGCTTGTGAAGAGGCAATCGGTTGCTAAGCTCTTTG GAGGTCGCCCAGTACCGATGGTGCGGCGGTCTTCTTTCCCCGCCCTGCCGCTCAACCCCGACGTGCAAGCGCTGATGCTGGGCCACCGGCAGCCATCTTTCGATAGTGACGATGAAGACGGGAAGGGACGACGTGTGAGGATCATACGGAGATACTGA